The Carassius auratus strain Wakin linkage group LG49B, ASM336829v1, whole genome shotgun sequence genome includes a window with the following:
- the LOC113068722 gene encoding E3 ubiquitin/ISG15 ligase TRIM25-like: MAEARISQDEFMCAVCLDLLKDPVTIQCGHSYCKSCIEGSWDQEDQKKVYSCPQCRQTFSPRPVLAGNTVLAELVKKLKKTKLAADCNAGAGDVQCDVCTGRKYKSVKSCLVCQESYCQTHFNRHEELYLRKPHKLIEATGRLQEMICQKHEKHLEMYCITDQQCICELCTKYEHKKHKTVSAAAQRTEKQKVKEEFYN, encoded by the exons atggcagaagccagaATTTCTCAGGATGAGTTCATGTGCgcagtgtgtctggatctcctgaaggatccagtgaccatccagtgtggacacagttactgtaaaaGCTGTATTGAAGGCAgctgggatcaggaggatcagaAGAAAGTCTACAGttgtcctcagtgcagacagaccttcagtccaagacctgtTTTAGCTGGAAACACTGTGCTGGCTGAACTGGTGAAGAAACTCAAGAAGACCAAACTTGCTGCTGACTGTAatgctggagctggagatgtgcagtgtgacgtctgtactggaagaaaatacaaatctgtcaagtcctgtctggtgtgtcAGGAATCTTACTGTCAAACTCATTTCAACCGTCATGAGGAATTGTATTTACGTAAGCCACACAAATTGATTGAagccactggacgactgcaggagatgatctgccagaaacatgagaaacaTCTGGAAATGTACTGTATTACTGACCAACAATGCATTTGTGAGCTGTGTACAAAATATGAgcataaaaaacacaaaactgtaTCAGCCGCAGCACAGAGGACAGAAAAACAG AAGGTGAAAGAAGAGTTTTATAActga
- the LOC113068760 gene encoding E3 ubiquitin/ISG15 ligase TRIM25-like, with product MAEFRISQDEFMCPVCLDLLKDPVTIQCGHSYCKSCIEGSWDQEDQKKVYSCPQCRQTFSPRPALAGNTVLAELVNKLKKTKLAADCDAGAGDVQCDVCTGRKYKAVKSCLMCQESYCQTHFDHHQEIHLRKTHKVIEATGRLQEMICQIHEKHLEMYCITDQQCICELCTKYEHKNHNTVSAAAQRTEKQKQLKETQKTLQQRIQQREKDLQQLRETVESHKVSLE from the exons ATGGCAGAATTCAGAATTTCTCAGGATGAATTCATGTgtccagtgtgtctggatctcctgaaggatccagtgaccatccagtgtggacacagttactgtaagagctgTATTGAAGGCAgctgggatcaggaggatcagaAGAAAGTCTACAGCtgccctcagtgcagacagaccttcagtccaagacctgctttagcTGGAAACACTGTGCTGGCTGAACTGGTGAATAAACTCAAGAAGACCAAACTTGCTGCTGACTGTGatgctggagctggagatgtgcagtgtgacgtctgtactggaagaaaatacaaaGCTGTCAAGTCCTGTCTGATGTGTCAGGAATCTTACTGTCAAACTCATTTTGACCATCATCAGGAAATTCATTTGCGTAAGACACACAAAGTGATTGAagccactggacgactgcaggagatgatctgccagaTACATGAGAAACATCTGGAAATGTACTGTATTACTGACCAACAATGCATTTGTGAGCTGTGTACAAAATATGAGCATAAAAACCACAACACTGTATCAGCCGCAGCacagaggacagagaaacag aagcagctgaaggagacgcagaagacgctccagcagagaatccagcagagagagaaagatctccagcagctgagagagactgtggagtctcataaggtgagtctggag